One Diospyros lotus cultivar Yz01 chromosome 1, ASM1463336v1, whole genome shotgun sequence genomic window carries:
- the LOC127792644 gene encoding uncharacterized protein LOC127792644, protein MSVTAGVSDTVITIRDKLRGKIGQTKVKRYWPGKAPEWADDADEDGDIRMSRAVALEKAFPRQEDSDITRRDDPRLRRLAESRIDNREEIRADHRRIRQAEIVSTIEEENKRQERLHLEEEDEDALEERRRRIREKLLQRQQEEAALLPEEEEEDEVEEEEEEESEYETDSEDEQTGPALIKPVFVPKSERDTIAERERLEAEERALEELVKKRLEERKTETKQIVVEEVRKDEVIQKNLELEANAADVDTDDEVNEAEEYEAWKVREIARIKRDREDREAMLKEKEEIEKVRNMTEEERREWERKNPKPAAPSKQKWRFMQKYYHKGAFFQSDADDHAGTAGSAEIYRRDFSSPTGEDKMDKTILPKVMQVKHFGRSGRTKWTHLVNEDTTDWNNPWTYNDPLRAKYNAKMAGMNAPIAKPKGSKKLKDWEPR, encoded by the exons ATGTCTGTAACAGCAGGTGTCAGCGATACTGTTATTACTATTAGGGATAAACTTAGAGGTAAAATTGGGCAAACGAAAGTTAAAAGATATTGGCCTGGTAAAGCTCCTGAGTGGGCAGATGATGCCGATGAAGATGGGGATATTAGGATGTCTAGAGCAGTTGCCCTGGAGAAAGCTTTCCCTCGGCAGGAAGATTCAGACATCACGAGACGTGATGATCCTAGGTTGCGTCGTTTGGCTGAGAGTAGGATAGATAATCGTGAAGAAATACGAGCTGATCATAGGCGCATTCGACAAGCAGAGATTGTTTCAACGATCGAGGAGGAAAACAAAAGACAAGAACGTTTACATTTAGAGGAAGAGGATGAAGATGCCTTGGAGGAAAGGAGGAGGAGAATTAGGGAGAAGTTGCTTCAGAGACAGCAGGAAGAAGCTGCACTTCTtccagaagaagaggaagaggacgaagtagaggaagaggaggaagaggagtcTGAATACGAGACTGACTCGGAGGATGAACAGACGGGTCCAGCACTGATCAAGCCTGTTTTTGTCCCAAAATCGGAAAGAGACACCATAGCTGAGCGTGAGAGGCTGGAGGCAGAAGAGAGAGCCCTTGAGGAATTAGTGAAGAAGCgtttggaagaaagaaagaccGAGACAAAGCAAATAGTGGTTGAGGAGGTGCGCAAGGATGAAGTAATTCAAAAGAACTTGGAATTGGAGGCTAATGCTGCTGATGTAGACACTGATGATGAAGTAAATGAAGCAGAGGAATACGAAGCTTGGAAGGTCAGAGAGATTGCAAGGATAAAGAGGGATAGGGAGGACCGAGAGGCAATGTTGAAGGAGAAGGAGGAGATTGAGAAGGTCAGAAACATGAccgaggaagagaggagggagTGGGAGAGGAAGAATCCGAAACCTGCTGCTCCGTCCAAGCAGAAATGGAGGTTCATGCAGAAATACTACCATAAAGGTGCTTTCTTTCAGTCAGATGCTGATGACCATGCTGGAACTGCTGGGTCGGCTGAGATCTACAGACGCGATTTCTCTTCTCCAACTGGTGAGGATAAGATGGATAAGACCATATTACCCAAAGTCATGCAGGTCAAGCACTTTGGTCGTAGTGGAAGGACGAAATGGACCCATCTTGTTAACGAGGACACAACTGATTGGAACAATCC GTGGACATACAATGATCCTCTTCGGGCCAAGTACAATGCGAAAATGGCAGGAATGAATGCACCTATAGCAAAACCCAAAGGAAGTAAGAAGCTCAAGGATTGGGAGCCTCGGTAG
- the LOC127796204 gene encoding uncharacterized protein LOC127796204: MGAVKRKRGFLLPPPPLFIFLIIVVFSERSSLVVSALNYTRYRTVGSLRLARIQRHLDKLNKPAALTIESPDGDIIDCVYKRKQPALDHPLLKNHKIQKAPPEMPKKRKMKDQEDGLGESNYDRSSSNNSSERGGGAWQIWHQNRRRCPKGTVPIRRIKVHDVLRAKSLFDFGKKQRSSLPLSRRVDAPDVVSGNGHEHAIAYTGASEEVYGARATINVWDPAIETVNEFSLSQIWVLSGSFDGSDLNSIEAGWQVSPELYGDSRPRLFTYWTSDSYQATGCYNLLCAGFVQTNSRIAIGAAISPVSSIGSSQFDITILIWKDPKLGNWWMGFGDNTLVGYWPAELFTHLADRATMVEWGGEVVNSRAGGRHTSTQMGSGHFAEEGFGKASYFRNLEIVDGDNSLSSVREISTLAENSNCYDIKSSFNDPWGTHFYYGGPGNNPRCP; the protein is encoded by the exons ATGGGCGCCGTTAAAAGGAAGAGAgggtttcttcttcctcctcctcctctcttcATCTTCCTTATCATTGTCGTTTTCTCCGAAAGATCTAGCCTTGTTGTTTCGGCCTTAAATTACACCAGATATAGGACAGTTGGGAGCTTGAGGCTCGCCAGGATCCAGAGGCACTTGGACAAGCTCAACAAGCCTGCTGCCTTAACCATAGAG AGCCCGGATGGAGATATCATAGATTGTGTTTATAAAAGAAAACAGCCAGCTTTGGATCATCCACTCCTCAAGAATCACAAGATCCAG AAAGCGCCACCAGAAATgccaaagaagagaaaaatgaaagatcaGGAAGATGGGTTGGGAGAGAGCAACTACGATAGAAGCAGCAGCAATAATAGCAGTGAAAGAGGCGGTGGCGCGTGGCAGATTTGGCACCAGAATAGGCGGCGCTGCCCCAAGGGCACCGTCCCCATACGGCGGATCAAGGTCCACGACGTGTTAAGGGCCAAGTCCTTGTTTGACTTTGGCAAGAAGCAACGCTCATCCCTTCCTCTTTCCCGGCGCGTTGATGCACCCGATGTCGTCTCCGGCAACGGTCACGAg CATGCGATAGCGTACACGGGGGCATCGGAGGAGGTGTACGGAGCCAGGGCGACAATAAACGTGTGGGACCCAGCCATCGAGACGGTCAACGAGTTCAGCCTCTCCCAGATCTGGGTTCTCTCGGGATCATTCGACGGCTCCGATCTCAACAGCATCGAAGCCGGCTGGCAG GTTAGTCCGGAGCTTTATGGTGACAGCCGCCCCAGATTGTTCACTTACTGGACG AGTGATTCGTATCAAGCGACTGGCTGCTACAACCTTCTGTGCGCCGGCTTTGTGCAGACCAACAGCCGAATAGCCATCGGAGCAGCCATTTCTCCGGTCTCCTCCATCGGATCCAGCCAATTCGACATCACCATCCTCATTTGGAAG GACCCGAAGCTGGGGAACTGGTGGATGGGGTTCGGCGACAACACGCTGGTGGGATACTGGCCGGCGGAGCTGTTCACGCACCTGGCGGACCGCGCCACCATGGTGGAGTGGGGCGGCGAGGTGGTGAACTCGCGGGCCGGCGGGCGCCACACCTCTACCCAGATGGGGTCCGGCCACTTTGCGGAGGAAGGGTTTGGAAAAGCCAGCTACTTCCGGAACCTGGAGATCGTGGACGGCGACAACAGCCTCAGCTCGGTCCGGGAGATCTCCACGCTGGCGGAGAACTCCAACTGTTATGACATCAAGAGTTCCTTCAACGACCCATGGGGCACTCACTTCTACTACGGTGGGCCGGGGAACAATCCCCGGTGTCCATGa